The following are encoded together in the Pseudoalteromonas piscicida genome:
- a CDS encoding GIY-YIG nuclease family protein, with protein MLLSEPNTRGCHATWSLYILETRLGHWYTGITTNVERRVKQHQAGKGAKNLKGKGPLTLKYQCRVGTKSQAAKLEWHVKQLTKAQKIQLVESNGERVNDKIKSLMRFTPA; from the coding sequence GTGTTACTTAGCGAGCCCAATACAAGGGGTTGCCACGCTACTTGGAGCCTATACATCCTAGAAACCCGTTTGGGTCATTGGTACACAGGAATAACAACTAATGTAGAACGGCGAGTGAAACAGCATCAGGCTGGGAAGGGGGCAAAAAATTTAAAAGGCAAAGGGCCCTTGACGTTGAAATATCAATGTCGGGTCGGCACTAAGTCTCAGGCTGCAAAACTCGAGTGGCATGTTAAGCAGCTTACAAAAGCACAAAAAATTCAGCTAGTAGAGTCCAATGGCGAACGAGTTAATGACAAAATAAAGTCATTGATGAGGTTTACGCCTGCCTGA
- a CDS encoding RnfH family protein — protein sequence MIKVEVVFALPDSATSLSVDVPEGTSAEQAVLQSGILDKCPEIDANDLTLGIWNRTVKLHQVVSDGDRIEIYRPLIADPKEARRRRAEKAKEEGRASKVTGGRPVSLGDKD from the coding sequence ATGATCAAGGTTGAAGTGGTATTTGCGTTGCCAGACAGCGCGACGTCGTTGTCGGTCGATGTGCCTGAGGGGACGTCTGCTGAGCAAGCGGTCTTGCAGTCAGGGATATTAGATAAATGTCCAGAGATAGATGCGAATGACTTGACGCTCGGGATCTGGAACCGCACGGTAAAATTACATCAAGTAGTAAGTGACGGTGATAGAATTGAAATCTATCGTCCATTAATTGCTGACCCGAAAGAAGCGCGCAGACGCCGTGCCGAAAAAGCAAAAGAAGAAGGCCGTGCAAGCAAGGTTACCGGTGGGCGACCTGTCTCTTTAGGAGATAAAGACTAA
- a CDS encoding tetratricopeptide repeat protein codes for MKILIQFSIIMLSVLLSACNSTPKATIDTSILNSDHQFDIQPVESYSEVFQLNNQIKAKLAQYFHNDEIGVKRAKMLMAFLVNSGDDSMSYLSGANLTATQAFSNMNANCLSLSILTHAIARQVGLRTQFQRVHIPEYWDESQGYSLLTGHVNIKIFEVDNTQDAVKTLYVKPASVTVDFDPNSRAQQFSTSAIDTNTILSMFYNNKGAMAMINGDLDMAYSYYKAAVETDPYHDGAWGNLGILYRLTQQYDLAERAYNQALAINHDNRNALGNLAKLYHLTERDREAKMIEANIHNLRKSNPYYMLVLGNEAFKHGNLSRAKHFYQKAYQLDRSIHGSYFGLAKVAFEEGNREKAEYYLNKAYKVSVFDHDKARYEGKLALLRGVASNQLNNTDNDER; via the coding sequence ATGAAGATATTAATTCAGTTCTCTATTATTATGCTTAGTGTATTACTTAGTGCCTGTAATAGTACTCCCAAAGCGACAATAGACACATCAATTCTCAATTCGGATCATCAATTTGATATTCAGCCCGTAGAGTCATACTCAGAGGTATTTCAACTAAACAATCAAATTAAAGCAAAACTCGCTCAATATTTTCACAACGATGAAATTGGGGTTAAACGAGCAAAAATGTTGATGGCGTTTTTAGTCAATAGTGGTGACGATTCAATGTCATATTTATCCGGCGCTAATCTCACTGCAACCCAAGCTTTCAGTAATATGAATGCCAATTGTCTGTCGCTATCAATTTTAACGCATGCTATCGCTAGACAAGTGGGTTTGAGAACTCAATTTCAGCGTGTGCACATACCCGAATACTGGGATGAGAGCCAAGGCTACAGTCTGCTTACAGGGCACGTAAACATCAAAATCTTTGAGGTGGATAATACTCAAGACGCTGTAAAAACGCTTTATGTGAAACCCGCTTCCGTTACCGTTGACTTTGACCCCAATAGCCGAGCACAACAATTTAGCACATCAGCAATAGATACAAACACTATCTTATCCATGTTTTATAACAACAAAGGTGCCATGGCAATGATTAATGGCGACCTTGACATGGCCTACAGTTACTACAAAGCGGCGGTTGAGACCGACCCCTATCACGATGGCGCATGGGGTAATCTTGGGATTTTGTATCGCCTTACTCAGCAGTATGACCTTGCGGAGCGCGCATACAACCAAGCACTGGCCATTAACCACGACAATCGTAATGCCCTCGGCAATCTTGCGAAGCTTTATCATCTTACAGAGCGCGACCGCGAAGCTAAAATGATTGAGGCCAATATTCACAACTTAAGAAAGAGCAACCCTTATTACATGTTAGTGTTGGGTAACGAAGCGTTTAAGCATGGAAATTTAAGTCGCGCTAAGCATTTTTATCAAAAAGCTTATCAACTCGACCGTAGTATTCATGGCAGTTACTTTGGATTAGCAAAAGTCGCTTTTGAAGAAGGGAATAGAGAAAAAGCCGAGTATTACCTCAACAAAGCATACAAAGTGTCTGTCTTCGATCACGACAAAGCGCGTTACGAAGGCAAATTAGCCTTATTGAGAGGTGTTGCAAGCAACCAGTTGAATAACACAGATAATGATGAGAGATAA
- a CDS encoding outer membrane protein assembly factor BamE — translation MLSNKTLSVWLSAVVMTVFMSGCSSWIYRINVPQGNFLEQSDVDKLRVQMTREQVLYVLGTPLAKDTFNNNVWHYQYVFNIDRESEVRKSFTVYFENDKLVRVSGDFEEPEEFNTPLDS, via the coding sequence ATGCTGTCTAATAAAACCCTTTCTGTTTGGCTCAGTGCTGTAGTTATGACGGTGTTTATGTCTGGCTGTTCAAGCTGGATTTATCGCATCAACGTGCCACAAGGTAATTTCTTAGAGCAGTCAGATGTAGATAAACTTCGCGTCCAAATGACCAGAGAGCAGGTGCTATACGTACTTGGTACACCGCTTGCTAAAGACACTTTTAACAACAATGTCTGGCATTACCAATACGTATTCAATATTGATAGAGAATCAGAGGTCCGAAAGTCATTTACCGTTTATTTCGAGAATGACAAATTAGTTCGCGTAAGCGGCGACTTCGAAGAGCCAGAAGAATTCAACACCCCTTTAGACTCTTAA
- a CDS encoding M20/M25/M40 family metallo-hydrolase produces MKKLPFKLIGMMLTAICTINAAAQAQYPTIANVDNILVQDLQTLTSTSHQGRKSGARSPNISAQYIFDAFKQIGGNPSYQHFTFRAGIFSKDAGHNITATLPCTQPRCDKAIVISAHYDHLGTSGQRHYPGANDNASGTAAMLHIARQLSKTNRSRDILFVATDAEERGLHGAKYYAKHLNREVELNINLDMLGINNNNRLFALFSPGFKEYKTKLQSKAQSPIKLTIVSSQRQIERYTNNPRVDWHKASDHYAFYRQGIPYIYFGMGEDKHHHTTRDTLDNMDLNKYQAGVNLINDFILSLTRSPLDSTS; encoded by the coding sequence ATGAAGAAGCTCCCTTTCAAGCTAATCGGTATGATGCTGACCGCAATATGTACCATAAATGCAGCGGCTCAGGCGCAATATCCAACTATTGCTAATGTCGATAATATATTGGTGCAAGATTTACAAACACTCACGAGTACTAGTCACCAAGGCCGTAAAAGTGGTGCTCGGTCACCTAATATCAGTGCACAATATATTTTCGATGCTTTTAAGCAAATAGGTGGAAATCCGAGCTATCAGCACTTTACCTTTAGAGCTGGTATTTTTAGTAAAGACGCAGGTCACAACATCACTGCGACTTTACCTTGCACGCAACCTCGATGTGACAAGGCCATTGTGATCAGTGCGCATTACGACCATTTAGGAACCTCAGGACAGAGACATTACCCAGGCGCCAATGATAATGCATCTGGCACTGCTGCGATGTTGCACATTGCAAGGCAACTCAGTAAAACAAATCGCTCTCGTGATATATTGTTTGTCGCGACCGATGCCGAAGAGCGCGGCTTACATGGTGCAAAATATTATGCCAAACACCTTAATCGAGAAGTTGAACTCAATATCAACCTTGATATGTTAGGGATAAATAATAACAACCGTTTATTTGCCTTGTTTTCACCTGGCTTCAAGGAATATAAAACTAAGCTCCAGAGCAAGGCGCAATCTCCAATAAAGTTGACCATAGTATCGTCACAACGACAAATTGAGCGTTATACAAATAATCCAAGAGTTGATTGGCATAAAGCGAGCGATCACTACGCATTTTATCGCCAAGGGATCCCCTATATTTATTTTGGTATGGGTGAAGATAAACATCATCACACCACGAGAGATACGCTAGATAATATGGATTTAAATAAGTATCAGGCAGGCGTAAACCTCATCAATGACTTTATTTTGTCATTAACTCGTTCGCCATTGGACTCTACTAGCTGA